The Lineus longissimus chromosome 8, tnLinLong1.2, whole genome shotgun sequence region TGGTTACCAGTATAAGTACAGCggcaaaaaacattttgatttagaacttctctattaaggacaccctcgggactgataagtgATGTCCTTTGAAACACTCTATTTGGGACAAAAATCAGTATCCTTTGTAGAAAGGgggtccttaacagagaggtgtccgctaagagagtaATTTTCTTATGGAAGAGGGTAACATTGTAATTGTAGGGATAGTTACATTGGTACCTTGTGAGGAGCTGGGGCCGAATGCAAGGATgcgatgtaggcctactgtcatgACTGCAAGTTATGTATAAAAGATAGAGATACCTAATGGAAACTTTCCTTAACTTAACTTTACACATTAATTTAGGGGAGACTTGTCCTGTTTTAGATGGAtcaacagtagaacctcccttagtggacacctctcttataaggacaccCTAATGAGAACACTTAAACTTTCGTCCAAAAtaggtcatttccattcaaatttgacctctcaatcaggacacctctctattgaggacagaacttgtcagtcctaAAGGCAGccagggtgtccataatagagaggttcttcaaACTGTAACTGATGTATTCTGCGACCTGAAACTGTGGACAAGATTACCTTTTTCCTGGGGACTGCCTTACAATTTGTCAGTGCTTCCATCTACTGAGAGTAAATTGCATCAAGGCTCTACCTATCAGGGTTGAAAGGAATTTGGAGAACTGGCTCATAAGCTGCTTTTACCAGCTCAGCCCACCATCTTCAGGCCACTTTTTTATTATTCGTTAAACTGCCAAAATGAAAATCTTTCCTTATCTATTATATTGGATTGGAGAGGTGTACAGCCTCTTCAAATCGTCTAATTTACCTATCCTTGCGtctagattaccattgtctaaaatgaccattgtctagattaccattgtctactttaccattgtctaaaatgaccattgtctagTTAATTACCATTGTCTactttaccattgtctaaaataaccttgtctagattaccattgtctaTTTTACCATTGTCTACTTTACCATTGTctagtttaccattgtctaCTTTACCATTTACTAAAATAAACTTGtctagattaccattgtctaCTTTACCATTGACTAAAATAAACTTGTCTAAAATACCATTGTCTGATTTACTTTTGTCTAACTTACCTGGATTCCCCTCCACCCAGAGTTGATGAGGAGGAGCCCGAATAAACTTGTAGAGATGCAATTTTAATTGACATTGATCAATCAAATAAAAATAACAATAAGAAACTATGGATGAAAAATCTATGGACCTATTAGTTTTACCTTTCTGGCAACTGGTAAGGATTCCTGCTTCCCTGACCTCCTGGCTATAAGCTTAGACATTATCACAGTCATCCTGAGATAGGCCTACagatttttgatactcctatacactgtaggcctacacaaaatatataatttgaaatatcgagaggcggagtatatgaTGTATCACAGTTGGCCTAGACCTAACAAGCCAATGGGATTCCTATGACAACCTATGGACATTCTGGAACGGGAAGTCTGCCCAAGGATAGAACCTCAATCCTTCATTTGCTACCACCACTGGGCatcaacgggggggggggggggggcatcatcTCCAACATGTGCTCAAGACTATAAGTTATTACCCCAGTCAGCTGTGGTTGGACTTGAGAGGCTCATCCCAGTGGAGTTCCAGTGGAGTTGAATTCTTTGCCTACTGGAACTATATAACATGAAaagaccaattgcacttactgCTCCCTGCCTTTTACTATTACTCATTCGATAAAACATTCGAACAACCGTTTGGTATCTAAGGCCTATAATCAGCATCCCATCATCTGTAAAAAACAATCCTCTGACACCCCTGCTACCCATGACAGTTGCCATACTATATATCGGTCCGCTCTCCAATGTTCAAGAATGTGAGTTGGTTTATAGTCCTTCGAATAATAATCATTTTATGAGAAATCTGCCATAATTTCTTCTGTAAACATGACATGAAAAAAGTATAGTAATACAATTGAGTGGATATGTAAGAAATAAAGATTCCGAACAGCATGCAAGAATCTTTTAAAATTGCGTGGCAAAGTAGTGACCGATTCCAACCATGGCGGGCTACTTATGAAATCAGAGTCAATCCTGCAGAACTGAAGAAGAAAGTTTCGATTGAAAGGATAGGAACGCGATTGATGTGTCTAGATGACACCTCCAAGGGACTGCATCAAACGACCACTGTAACCGGTCAGTTTTTGCAAATATCTGTCAACAACTCTTAATCACATTGTACCGGGCATTCAGTTTGCATAATATTCACCTCCAAACGAAAAAAAACCATGTTTGTTGGCGAAAGAAATGTTGTCCGACTATTGGACGATAGTACAAGCATACGATCTTATATAGAGGATCAAGGATGTACCTATTGTTGGACATTGAGGAAGTCGTAAGAAACTTGCTCTCTTCATCACACTATCTCCTGTCCTCTGTGGTATTTTATACATTGGTGGCAGTGGTACTCTGTGTTTTTGGTGCCATCCATCTGTGGCTCGGACTCCATTCAGTCAAGTACGGTTCACCCCTCCTGTCCTGCCCTGGCTCTCCTGTCTGCCCCACACAGTACAGGTATGCCTACAGTTGTATGTAATAACTGTAGCCAACGACATCATGACATAAAAGGGGTGTGGTCTGACTTTCTGTTTAGTGAAAGTGTGGTGGTACGTGCGACGACATAAAACTATACCCTAGGCCTAGGGTCatagacccttttacaccaggcagaggaagtcattgcgggaccaaacaaacaagcagcaaacaaaagaccgcatggtcgcacaccacatgatcttttgttcgttgtgcctatattagGGTTTGTTAGGGCTAGCActgacttcctccgcctggtgtaaggGCCCCTATAGTGCAGGATAAATGTAGCCGGACACCATCAATAAGGGACAGGAAAACAAAAGTCTTTTACAATAACCATGGAGTAATAGGTCAAATACGCCAGAAAATGGAGctagaggcattgtctggcatcTGACCTTTAATGAAGATGTTCTGTTTTCCTGGCCCCAGGTACATTTGGTGTGCGCATATTGTCATTGGCTCATTTATCATCTGTAGTGTAAGACACAAGAGGGAGAGGTTGATTTGTCCATAGTACTTGTATGTGGACTCCAATTGGAAATTTAAGCTCATCGATCAGAAAAAATGCACTGATTTATGGAGATAGGGACAGCCTTTCAGTCAGTCAGTAGGGCTTTTTTTCATGGCTGAAGAATAGCTTTCTGTAATCTGTACATCGCCAGGCCAAGCAGCTCTCACTTGGAACCCAAGTGAATCAAAAAACATGCAAATCTAGTTTAGATATCTAACAAATGAAATTCTATTTTATCTATTTCAGGTCTTCATAACGCTTACGGTGTAAAATGTATCCTGGAAACCAATATGGATAtggaccaccaccaccacatcCCCCTGGGCCATCGATGAACATGCCACCAGATCCACCGTACCCGCCTTGGCCGCCCAATAGACCAATGATGAGCTATCCAATGCCTTACAGATATCCcccacctcctcctcctcctcctccaccgCAACAATACCAAGACTCTGGCCCTCCTCAGGTAAACTTGGGGGCACAACAAAACCAGCATACAGAGTTCCAGCATCCCCTCCTAGGACAACCACTATTTAGTACTGGGACTCCAGTGAAAACAAATGTGCAAGTCTATCATGGTGTCAGGCCAcctgattttcaaaatatcagcaGTGCGCCTGGTTTTAACCAAGACCCAAACAGCTATAATCAAGGTCCAAGTTTGAATCCGCAGCAAGCAAGTTTTAGTCAGTGCATGAATCAAAGCATGTTTTCTCCCGGTTCGTATGCCCAGACATTCCAGCCAGGATCAAGTGGTGGTGTAGGACAGTTCAGTGGAAATGTGAACCAATCAAATACAATTGCCACTGCCGCAAAAGAACTCACAAGTCGAAGTCCGATTCCATCTGTGAATCCAAGCATCGGTCTGAAACCTCGGGTTACTAGTAGGCTTTCACCTGCTCAAAATCCACCAGAATTTATTGTCCCAGTATTTTCAACTCATTCTGCTACTGCATCACAACAACAGCCATTATCAGCTAACACTATTACAACAGAGAAAATTGTTAATAATgttaaaattacatgtatagtgaAGTCAGttacttctaattttgatgCGCACTCTGTCGACTTGATAAGGAAGAATCATGATTCTGGCACCTTCTGTGAAAAGGGTAGTGCCAGATTCAATGTTGATGTGCCAAAATGTGCTGAGAGGAGTATGTTAAGTTCAGGCAACTTCCGTTCTGGTAGCAATTGTGGTTCGAATAGACGGAAGGAGTTACCAATGCAGATGGACCAAAAGAACAATTCGAATACTTCCCACAAAACGGACGATGAGACTAATGGTAATGTATCTGTTGTCCGTTGGTTGAATACCACTGTCAAATCGTCTGATGTGGATGCGGCTGATTCTAGTCAAATGCAAGACTTCGTGGAAGAAGGTGGCAGTTCTAGACATGAGGAAACATTAGTGAAATTTGTCCAACGGTCAACGGAAAGGCGGCTGTTGGCACAGACTGGTGATAAGCTTGGAATGATGCAGTCACCCAAAAAAGCTGGTTACGTCTCCAGAGATCAGTTTGATACTTCGGCTGTATCTCTAACTCCAGCAGAGTCCTCTGTAGAAGAAAGTCTTGACCTCAGGGCAAGTCGTTCAGCATCTAACAGTCAACAACCAATCGAACGACATCTGAATTCTCCATTCTCCACCGTGGGACGAGGATGGGGACGTGGAAAATTGGTGTGTAATTGAGTCTAGTGTCAGATTTTTTGTAGCTTTGTCCCTGATTGCAGCCTGTTTTTTTCTTTGTGTTACCAATTAGCAAAAATATATAGAACTTGCCCTGtcaatttttgcaatttgttataagaaaaaaagaaaaaaaattatatggACACTTGACTCTGCTGTGTAGTTATTTTATTGGTGCAGTGCAGTgatttagtacatgtacagtagttaTTCATTTGAATACAGTAGTTATTCATTTGAATACAGTAGTTATTCATTTGAATACAGTAGTTATTCATTTGAATACAGTAGTTATTCATTTGAATACAGTAGTGTTGTTCATTTGGTTTCAGAATCACCATTGGAGTATTCGAGGACCTGTTGCTGGGTATGACAACGACTATGACTTAGAAGGGTCGGGTGACCAGTCTTGGAATTTCAACCAGCCTCGTCAAAGACCTCGAAAAAGAACTATTTTTGACAATCCACCTCCAATTCCGCATTTCCATGGGAAAAAGCCCACCAAGCCAACAGATGAAGTCACTCAAGAAGCAATTTATAGGTAAATGTAGTCAACTGGACGTTGCTTGGCCCCTAAAAGTCCTGGCAGCTGTGGTATCTATCACCAGTAGCGGATGAAATCTCGAACGATGACATTTTCCTAAGGTTTGCCTGTTTTAGtaatatcaatatcatcttcGGGAATAAAAAAAGCTATATTTTCAGATGCACTGCCAAAGGCAAACATAAAAAGCATGGACATTTCAGTTCCAAAGCATAAACCATAAATTTCAACAGTAAACACGGAAATTTGTCAACCaccaattgaaaattgaaaagctcGTGACTCACAAATTGTTCTTATTTCAGGAAAGTCGTATCCTTCATCCCTGCCGATGGTGTCATCTCAGTGCAGAGTCCTGAAATAATCGAAATCTTCAAAAGCCTGACGTCAGTTGAGAGGGAATACGTCATGAAACGTGGCACATTGCACAACTTTCTTAAGGATTGCCCCTATCTCGGCTGTTATGATTCGAAGTTTTTTGTCCGAAACGATGGCCAGAATCCTGTGCGGGTGGATGATGATGAACCTCTATTAACCGGGTAAGACGTCACTTGAAGGCCTAAGAGCACACCGGACATACATGCAATATTTTTAAAGAAGTGAGTTACTGTCAAATGCAGATAGACTGGGTTGCAGTCTGTCCTAAGAACCGTGCATTAATAGAGTGTGTCCTTTGTGTACTGAGCCCTTGAAATGCACTTTATATCAACGCAAAAGTTTTACGAAAGACTGTCCTATGCTCTGGTGCACGTAATATTcgtgttttcttttctgttttgaAGGTATGATCACGCATTTCCCGGGTACCAAGGTGGCTACGGTGACTGTGGAGATATTCAGTTCAGTGATGAGGAGGTTGACGAATCACCGACCACCCCAGGTATGATGTGATACATCCTCATTCCATTTTAGGCCTACACTAATAATGTAGTAGATCGACTGACCCTCCCCCCTCTCCCTCTAAAGGACGGATGGGAAACTTCGCTTGGAATTGAGTTTTTTTATTCGCAGATCTCGAAAAAACAACTGTTTACATAAAATATTGCCACGCACCTCCAGCTCAAGTGCTGGCATTTCATGGAAGCGCGAAGAAATTGTAGCTATATTTTAGAATAAGCCAGGTGCCCAATAAAAAGTACGCTGTACATCCAAATATACGCGAAAAATGATGAACCTTGTCTTACTAAAAACTTGACAATTTGACGTACACCATAAGTCAATGGACACATTAGCTACCATATGATGCACACTGTGCATCTTTTGGTCACCAGGAGGGTTAAGTCATGTAACTTATAATTGTGAAACTTGTTTTTTACAGCCGATAAATCAACGTTGTTATGCCAAGACGCAGAAGTCGCCAACAAGCAAGACGGCGGCACGGAAAACAACTTCTTCTTAAAATACCCGGAGAAGGACCGAAAAACGCTGCCAAGGATTACCACCAGTAGCGACAAGTCTTATGAGCAGTTCATAAGCCGCCTGGATGAGATCGGTATCAAAGTTGGGGAAGCAGACGCCGAGTTGGGGGCAGGTGACCAGGAAAACAATCAAGACCTCGTGTTGTCGCCAGAGCAGGGAATGTTCCAGAAGTTTTTATCGAATTTGAAGAAGTCGGGCATAAAAGTCGAGTTGAAGAAGGAGGCGGAGGCGGATGCCTGTCCCGCAGCCGAGTGGTCACATGGTTATGATGAGCCTACAACTCATTTCGACCACTTAGCCGTTGCAGACAATACGGTTATTAACGGCGTGGTCATTCCCGATGAAGAGGGCTGTGTCCAGGTTGTGGATTAcgctgatgctgatgatgatattgacgtaggtgatgatgacaatgtgggagattttgatgaaatttacGTCAgcgatgatgaagatggtgcAGTATTTGCTGAACTTGTTGCAGATGCTGAAGTTGATGTCGTGCCTAATGGTGAGGAAGAGCAGGATGCTCTTCATGATGAAAATAATGCTAGCACTGCTACCTTCAAAAGCCAGAGGATGGCGATAACGACCGAGCCAGGAGCTGATGATAAGGCTGCGACTGATGGAAATGTTGACGATATTGTTGGATTTCCAGCTGCCATGAAAAAAGAAGCTGGGACAGACTTCGCACTCCAAGCTGTAACCAACACTGTTGATGTTGTTGCTGCTGTTGAACACAAGGGTTTGGCTACAGAGGCGGTCGCAAACAGTTGTGAGTTTATTGCTGAAATAGCGGCTCTTCGAGATGCTATCCTCGATGCCAGCGATCAATCGAAAGAAAGAAACGTTCCAGGACGAATAAACAATATTCTTGAAAAGATCGATGATCTAAAACATGCTGCTGAGAATTGTACCGGTACTCCAGATAATATTTGTGACGTATTAGAAAATTTCACGGATTGCATCATTGAGGCGGAATCTTGTGGCCAGGGCCTCAATCAGTTGTACGAGTTGGAGCGTTTTTTACTTCTTGAGAAAATGTTTGTTTCTTACAATGATGGTGATGCTGGAAACAAGGGCATTATATCAGAGGCTGTCAATGCAGCTAGTGTTGAAAATGGTTGTGTGTTATTTGATGAAATTGAGGCTATTAGGGATGCTATTCTTGATGTGGGAGACCAGTCTGAAAACAGTGATGTTCCTGGACGCGTCAACAATATCTTGGCAAGGATCGATGATCTTAAACATGCTGCTGAAATTCGTATTCATACTCCAAATCACGTCTTTGATGCATTGGAAAATTTCAAGGATTTTATCATTGAAGCAGAGGCTTGTGGCGACAGGCACAATTCGTCATCCGAGTTGGAGCATTTGTTACGTCTCAAGGAAACTATTTTTGCATCTTCCGTTACGCATAGTTCAGATGACAAGTCAGTGCCGTCCAACCGTAGATTGGACAAAGATATGCCGGGCTCTGGTCAAAGTGTGAAAAAGACTGCTTTTAAGGTTGGTTGTCCCGTGTTTGTGCCTGGGAAGCCATCGCCTAAAGATTTGAAAGTCAATATATCGACCACAACATCGTTGAAGTTCGATGCCCCTGCATTTGTACCTGGACTTCCGATTACTCCTCCACCAGATGCCTGCACCAAATTTGACCTCGCCAGCCCAGAATTTGTGCCACAGTCTTCCAAACCGCTGTTGGGTTCTTCTCCATTGACAAAAGATGCCACTCCGTCCCGAGAAACTCCACAACATTCCAGCTCGCTTCCGTTTGTGGTTGGAATGTCTGTGTCCACTCCAGCGGTTAAATCCGCATCGGAATCTACCTTGGCTCAACCTCAGACATACCCTGCCCCTGTAGTTATACCACACTCAGCTGTAACATCACTGCCGTTAGCAGGTTCCATACATTCTCAAGTATTTCTTCCTCCGCCTACAACAAATATGAGCCCAGGACCAGTGCCAAATCATACCTTCCCGTCGGAACAGCCTGCTCCAGTAGCGGGTCAAGGACAAATGCCGACTCTTTCTGGTCCTTCAGTTTCTTATTTCGGACCTAGTGCTGTATCCTCGCAAGGTTCTACGTATATGCCGTCCCAAGTATTTTCTCCGCCTATATCAAATACAAACGCAGGAGTAGTGCCAAATCAAGAATATGCTTCATTTCCGCAATCGGCCCAAGTAGTGGGTCCTCCTGCCTCTTATTTTGCACCTGGAACTGGACTGTCTCAAGCACCTGTATTTACCCAAGGGCGTGCACAAGGACCTCGGATGGGATCGGGACCACCATTTCCAGTGCCTGTCTGTGGCCCGCAAATGGTTCCAGGACCCCAAATGGTGCCAGGACCACAAATGGTGCCAGGACCTCAAATGGTGCCAGGACCTCGAATGGTGCCAGGACCACAAATGGTGTCAGGACCTCAAATGGTAAAAGGACCTCAAATGGTGTCAGGACCTCAAATGGTGCCAGGACCTCAAATGGTACAAGGACCTCAAATGGTGCCAGGACCACAAATGGTGTCAGGACCTCAAATGGTACAAGGACCTCAAATGGTGTCAGGACCTCAAATGGTGTCAGGACCTCAAATGGTACCAGGACCACAAATGGTACCAGGACAACAAATGGTACCAGGACCTCAAATGGGAGCCGGGCCTCCTCCATGTTCAGTGCCTGGGTGTGTTCCAGTCAGATGGCCTGGACCTACAATATTGTCTCAAGTACCAGGACCTATGCAGACTCAGTTTGTAGGCCCGGGACCGCCACCATCTCCGGTTGGTCAGCGTGTGCAATTCGTACCTTGTTCAGCCCCTCCAGTACTTTCACCAGAAGCTTCTCCTTTACACATTTCATCACCTCTACCTCATCCACATTCTCCGACAGTTTCAAATTGCAATATAGTTCCAGTTCAATTATCACCAGTTCAAGCACAGGATAAGCCGCAGTTATCAAGATTCGGCTGCTCACCGTCCCCAAAGCCCATTATTGAATATGAAGCGTGTAGCGAAGCTCAAGTTAGATCTGGCACGGCTGCTACCAAGGCATTAAGCGACAAGTCTTTGGACCTTCAAAAGGCCACGCCACTGGCCTCGAGACCCAGTAGTGCGTCACCAGCCAAGTCTGTGACAAAAGACCCGGCAACTGCTCCCATATATGCTCGTGCTACGGCTACCACTTCGGTAGGCACAGAGTCATCTTCATCCTGTACTCGTAGTGACTCTGATTTACCTGCTGCTCCTCGTTACTCTCGTAGAGACTCTGTGTGCCAAACTGATTCCCGGGACACGCAGGATGCTAGTGTGGCTACACATCGAATAAAAATGACGGAAGTCTCGAGTCAGACTGTTCCGCCGGTCATGTGCGATGTCATGATCAACACGCTCAACGACACGGAGTTAGACCTCCTGATGCCTGCAGTGGAGACCGCAGATGTCGGGACCAACACCAAGGGTCCTAAGATGATGGACAAGGCAGTGTTGACACGGATTATGGCTGAAAATCTCACGTCCTCGAAGAGCACACAAACCAAGATTCATTTGGTCTCGAGCAGTCTGTACGGGAAGGCGCTCGCCAGGGCATTAATGGCTGAGGTAAGAAGTAGTTGTGCTTGTGTGAATCGGGGAAATTTCATGGAATGGGAGAGGTTGCGCATCATTAAGTACTCTGACTTCAATTTTGAGAGAGAATAACTTTCGTCTAATGACAACTTCGATTAATCAGAAGTGACGAACGATTTCCCGTTGATAATTTACAGGTACCTGCATCGTCGACCTCTATCAGTGTCTTGGGGAAGCCTTGTCCGAACTGGCCTGGAATCAATAAAGTACAGTTCCTTATTTGTCAATTGttctctttcaggaaaaaatccTTGAGCTGGAGGCAAGCAAATGCATTTCCGATCTAACAAGATCGAAATGTGATGTGAGCATGAGCTACCAGCAGGAACAGGCTTTGCTCTGCTTGAGGTGAGTTGGCTGCTAGtgctgctacatgtataatggggGTGAGAAATTCCTTACACCTCTCATGTCATCAGCCACAAAGGTGGGTCTACTGTTACTGGAAGTCTATTCCCCACTCTAGTATGGTCAATCGATTGGGCACTCTTGATCATGCTGCCCTTTAAACCTTTTAGTTGTGTCTCAGCGGAAAACTTCTATATGCTCCTGTTCGTTTTTCTTTTCATCAGCCAAGAAGAGAAAGGTGGCATGGATGAAAACCATCAGAAAGTATTGGCCAACATTGATCATGAAATAGTTAGAATACAGGTAGGTGTAAATCTGCCTTTTGTGAATTCAAAAGTTTGACATTTCTGATTACTCTCGGCCACTTTCTCCGGCAACCTGACATTTCTAGGTCAAT contains the following coding sequences:
- the LOC135492318 gene encoding uncharacterized protein LOC135492318 isoform X2, with protein sequence MYPGNQYGYGPPPPHPPGPSMNMPPDPPYPPWPPNRPMMSYPMPYRYPPPPPPPPPPQQYQDSGPPQNHHWSIRGPVAGYDNDYDLEGSGDQSWNFNQPRQRPRKRTIFDNPPPIPHFHGKKPTKPTDEVTQEAIYRKVVSFIPADGVISVQSPEIIEIFKSLTSVEREYVMKRGTLHNFLKDCPYLGCYDSKFFVRNDGQNPVRVDDDEPLLTGYDHAFPGYQGGYGDCGDIQFSDEEVDESPTTPADKSTLLCQDAEVANKQDGGTENNFFLKYPEKDRKTLPRITTSSDKSYEQFISRLDEIGIKVGEADAELGAGDQENNQDLVLSPEQGMFQKFLSNLKKSGIKVELKKEAEADACPAAEWSHGYDEPTTHFDHLAVADNTVINGVVIPDEEGCVQVVDYADADDDIDVGDDDNVGDFDEIYVSDDEDGAVFAELVADAEVDVVPNGEEEQDALHDENNASTATFKSQRMAITTEPGADDKAATDGNVDDIVGFPAAMKKEAGTDFALQAVTNTVDVVAAVEHKGLATEAVANSCEFIAEIAALRDAILDASDQSKERNVPGRINNILEKIDDLKHAAENCTGTPDNICDVLENFTDCIIEAESCGQGLNQLYELERFLLLEKMFVSYNDGDAGNKGIISEAVNAASVENGCVLFDEIEAIRDAILDVGDQSENSDVPGRVNNILARIDDLKHAAEIRIHTPNHVFDALENFKDFIIEAEACGDRHNSSSELEHLLRLKETIFASSVTHSSDDKSVPSNRRLDKDMPGSGQSVKKTAFKVGCPVFVPGKPSPKDLKVNISTTTSLKFDAPAFVPGLPITPPPDACTKFDLASPEFVPQSSKPLLGSSPLTKDATPSRETPQHSSSLPFVVGMSVSTPAVKSASESTLAQPQTYPAPVVIPHSAVTSLPLAGSIHSQVFLPPPTTNMSPGPVPNHTFPSEQPAPVAGQGQMPTLSGPSVSYFGPSAVSSQGSTYMPSQVFSPPISNTNAGVVPNQEYASFPQSAQVVGPPASYFAPGTGLSQAPVFTQGRAQGPRMGSGPPFPVPVCGPQMVPGPQMVPGPQMVPGPQMVPGPRMVPGPQMVSGPQMVKGPQMVSGPQMVPGPQMVQGPQMVPGPQMVSGPQMVQGPQMVSGPQMVSGPQMVPGPQMVPGQQMVPGPQMGAGPPPCSVPGCVPVRWPGPTILSQVPGPMQTQFVGPGPPPSPVGQRVQFVPCSAPPVLSPEASPLHISSPLPHPHSPTVSNCNIVPVQLSPVQAQDKPQLSRFGCSPSPKPIIEYEACSEAQVRSGTAATKALSDKSLDLQKATPLASRPSSASPAKSVTKDPATAPIYARATATTSVGTESSSSCTRSDSDLPAAPRYSRRDSVCQTDSRDTQDASVATHRIKMTEVSSQTVPPVMCDVMINTLNDTELDLLMPAVETADVGTNTKGPKMMDKAVLTRIMAENLTSSKSTQTKIHLVSSSLYGKALARALMAEEKILELEASKCISDLTRSKCDVSMSYQQEQALLCLSQEEKGGMDENHQKVLANIDHEIVRIQNLHLENLQRLRDGQALAKLPPITVTMQRVETRINQNLMTTVKKQDSADRKPNILKATEVESEKDDELENCLHANSLQLAPPNSLQEPKEPTERLITLPEAGQITPSEAVRMERPKPTRPPGLNTVPEPLAENEMAEMEKYVTNTMLSAPAATTSSVDPVVLQQLVAMQILQQYPMLGNDPQLLQTFVFQQMSAIMHMQHNQQMQASAPETYGAQAPAETSGVQASAAEMSGVQTSAAETFGVQASAAETFGVQASAAETFGVQASAAETSGIQASAAETFGVQASASATLGVPACASETLVPHEAEALFTSSGPEETRKKSDAAPSKNMKRTCSNRSPSNLEETPKETVLSKSRTVANSDVPDSWEDTLAYPDSKTSSRKSSTSSKSLETATCCSQSLGRKSPSSESSRPNSAHSATKCFPEEQKKPVSSLLKGGNSSFKSGFYKAKAAHSQTASDSYNSKLSQKSSAELSSSLARRVTGDGSDPKPKYSKQNFVPPSQPALPGYGSAQGLSSSLPQSSQGPQSSYGYAFQPSEDWDEEWDSSVSHDDNPTFYKVNCSRRFKAKSVSDAVDEAVTVDLSKVDAKPPKTRGRRGRKGGSTSRENVVASQTSLNSFDENKTSSESAHVGSANQTTWDAFDDVQKSTSDSTSTLTPASQPSSWNNFGSVKKTSTKTPSESIGMISSKYKAGALDSFSENHDPFQPKFKPPESFMPASDVESTTSAGSGLNIEVVPPEKKAAEWQQLTKKKPGSESTSKESSTAGKAKKDSAGTKKATSGKSNNFERLITTLQNALPDISRDGVIKLIKEVRTHNGGLQGLTLQNIIEMAVELSKQSASNQALNYASAIQNKTPTKIEQKESNSLQSLGKLPSKKETKPDTAEPFVPAQAPPKHLAAAPNSHHDDDDDLDNMCVICHDSLKTYSTKTLDCGHTYHDMCIKKWVYSVERTCPTCRSHALFPEEFPKLA